In Nitrosomonas ureae, the sequence TGTGCGTCAGCCTTTTGACGTTGGAACCATCGGCGTTCATTATGTAAATATCGATCATCGAAGCTGGATTGGCTTTAAACAACGCAGCTTCCTCGTCGGATAACTCGCCGCTATAGGCGCGGCGATTAGAAGCAAACGCGATCAATTTACCGTCCGGCGACCATGACGCTTCGGCATCGTAACCCAGCGTGTTGGTCAGATTCCGCATGTTTTTCCCGGAAAAATCGGTCTCGTAAATATCGTAAAATTCATCATAATCCCACGAATAAGACCTCTGCTCGCCGGATTTGCGGCGTTCAATCTCCGCAACCATCTTAGCTTTGGCCTCCGCATCCTCGTGAGTCGATGAGAACAATACTTTCTCCTGCACCGGATGTACCCACGCACACGTGGTTTTGCCCGTGCCTGGAGATACCTGTTGTACTGCACCGCTGTTAATATTTTTCAGAAAAATCTGATAAAACGGATTATCATCCGCCACTTCCGCTTGGTAAATCATCCACTTCGAGTCCGCGCGGTAGTATGCCTCCCCGGCGCGTTTCTCCTTGACGGAAAGCTGGTGTTCATTGGTGATGAAATCAAATACACCGGCATGGGCTGTTGTCAAAAAAAACAAGAATAACAACAAACTATAAAATGTAATTTGTATAAAATTTCTCATAAAATTAAAAATACCTTGTAACCGAATAAATAGAAAACATTTAAACATAGGCACAAAAGGAAAGTAAACCCTCAATGCGATAGAATGCAATGAGCGGTAACACATCGCTTTATCCAAAGCTCAAATTTATAAACCACCCCATAGATTTAAATAAAGAATGCAAAAATCAATTAACTTCGGCATCGCATGTATTTTTATTGTTGGTTACCTGTTTTGCAGCATGATCGCATCCGCTAGCGCCTCAACTTTCCATCACCAGATGAAAATCCAATTGTCGCCGGATACTTCCGAGATCCGTGTCAAAGATCGGATTCAAATCCCTGATCAGGTACGCAATGCAAAAGACCCGGTGCAGCTTGAATTCTTTCTTCATGCGAGCTTGACGATTACTGATGTGCAGGGTGCGACCATCAGGACAAATGGAAATCCAGTCGCGCTGAAATCCCGTTCCATTTCAATCCGCCATTACACGGTCACATTACCGCCGGATCAACAGACATTCACGCTGCAATTCAATGGCAAGATCCATCACGCGCTTCAAGGGCCAGGGCAAGAGTATTCGCGTAGTTTCGGCTCCACACCGGGTGTGATTTCACCGGAAGGTGTATTTCTGGCCAATTCCAGCGCATGGTATCCGCGGTTTGGCGATGCATTGGTATCGTTTCAATTGGATATTCAACTGCCGGCCGACTGGGATGTGGTAAGCCAAGGCACGTTATTGCGCGAGCAGCAAACGAATGCGATGCAAAATGTCGTGTGGGAGGAAAAACAGCCGCAAGATGATATCTATCTCGTCGCCGGACGCTATCAGCGTTACACGCAATCCGCCGGCGCGGTGAATGCCCTGGTTTATTTGCGCAACCCCGATCAAGCATTGGCGCAAAAATATCTGGATGCAACGGCGCAATACATTGCCATGTACAACAAACTGATCGGTCCGTATCCTTACAGCAAATTCGCGCTGGTCGAAAATTTCTGGGAAAGCGGCTACGGCATGCCGTCGTTCACGCTGCTCGGCTCCAAGGTGATTCGCTTTCCGTTCATTTTGCATTCGTCGTATCCGCATGAAATTCTGCACAACTACTGGGGCAACGGTGTGTTCGTCGATTACGCCAAAGGCAATTGGGCGGAAGGATTGACCGCTTACCTCGCCGACCATCTGATTAACGAACAACGCGGCAAAGGCGATGAATACCGCCGTGATGTGCTGCAAAAGTACGCGGATTTTGTCAGCAAGGAGAAAGATTTTCCGATCATCCGTTTTGTATCGCGCCATAGCGCCAGCTCGGAAGCGGTGGGATATGGAAAAACCATGATGTTTTTCCACATGCTGCGCCAGGAATTGGGCGACGAAGCTTTCACGCGCGTATTGCGGCAATTTTATAAGCAGTTCAAATTCAAACAGGCAACTTTTGCAGATTTGCTCGCAACATTCAATGCAACTACCGATCAGGATTTTTCGCAGCAATTCGACCAGTGGGTACACCGCGCCGGTGCACCGGATCTGGTGCTGCGCCATGCGGAAACCGAACCTACTGCGCAAGGATTCAAGCTTATTCTAACGATCCAACAAACCCAAGCGGGCAACCCATATCGATTGAAAATACCGCTCTCCATCACGCTGGAAAATGATGACATGGCAGTGGAATCGCATATTCTCGTCGACCAGCGCACTCAAACCGTCGTCCTGGAATTCGCTCACCGTCCGGTGCGAATCGACCTTGATCCGCATTTCGATGTATTCCGCCGTCTGGATAGCCGCGAAATTCCCTCGGCGTTATCTCAAGGTTTTGGTGCGCAAAAACCCTTGCTGATTTTGCCCGCACGGGAGCATCCGTCTATTTTGGCAGCGTACCGCAGCCTGGCCACAAACTGGCAGAAAACGCAATCGAGCCCCCTGGAAGTCATCACTGACGATAAACTGCGAACGTTACCTGCAAACCGTACCATCTGGATCATGGGGTGGCAAAATAAGTTTACCGATTCCGTTACCCAAACCTTGGCGGATCGCGGTGTTACCTATCAGAACAAACAATTGCAGCTGAATCAAAAAAACTATCCGCTGACGGATCATGCTGTAGTGCTGACAACCCGGCAACCGTCCAATGCGGATAAAACACTGCTATGGGTCGCTGCCGATAATCCCAAGGCAATTGCCGAATTGGCCAATAAATTGCCGCACTACCGCAAATACAGCTATTTGGTGTTTAAAGGCGACGAACTGGTCAATATTGACAAGGGACAATGGCCGATCACGCAATCGCCGCTATCACTACCAGTGCAGCAAAAAGACGGCTACGTTCTTCATAACGCACATACCACACATGCCGGCATTACCAAGCCACGCCGCGCATTGGCGGAACTGCCGCCGGCCTTTTCCGAAAACCGCATGATGGCGGATATTCATCATCTGGCGCATGAATCGTACAAAGGCCGCGAACTCGGCACCCCGGAATTGGACGAAGCAGCCACCTATATCGCCAAACAATTCCAGCAAATCGGCCTGCTGCCGGGCAGCGATAGCGGCAGTTTTTTCCAGACCTGGCAACAGGATGTCGGCCTACCGAAAGGCAACATCACCTTGCGTAACGTCGTCGGTATTCTACCCGGCACCAACCCGCAGCTCGCCGGACAAAGCCTAGTGATCGGCGCACACTACGATCATCTCGGCACCGGCTGGCCCGATGTACGCGCCGCGCATCAGGGCAAAATCCATCACGGCGCGGACGACAACGCCAGCGGCATCGCGGTGATGCTGGAGCTGGCGCGTCAAGTGGTCGGCAAATGGCAACCGGAGCGCACCATCATTTTCGTCGCATTCACCGGAGAAGAAGCGAATCTGCTCGGCTCCAAACATTACGTCCGTAACAACGAATCATTCCCGGCCGAAAAAATTATCGCCATGCTTAATCTGGATACCGTCGGACGGCTTGAGAATAATCCGGTCACGATATTTGGCACCGGAACCGCACGCGAACTAGTGCATGTTTTCCGCGGCGCCGGGTTTTTTACCGGCGTCCCGGTCAACGCCGTGCAAGACGACTTCGGCTCCAGCGACCAAGCCGCATTCATCCAAGCCGGCATCCCGGCGGTGCAATTCTTCGCCAGCGCGCACGAGGACTACCACGCCCCCGGCGACACCGCCGATAAGATTGATTCCGCAGGATTGGTCAAAGTCGCCGCAATTCTCAAGGAAGCCACCGAATACCTCGCCAACCGTATCGAACCGCTCACGGTCACGTTATCATCAACTCCCGCACCAACAAAAGAATCCAAAGAAAAACGCACCGCCAGCCTCGGCACCGTCCCGGATTTCTCCTACCCAGGCGAAGGTGTGCGCATCGACAACACCCTCCCCAGCTCCCCGGCACAACAAGCCGGACTACAAACCGGCGATATTCTGATTCAACTGGCCGGGCAACCGATCAGCGATTTGGCGTCATATACGGCGATTTTGCGCACGTTGAAGGCGGGGGAGAAAGTAGAATTGCAGTTTCGGAGAGATGATGCGGTAATGGTGGCTGAAGTGGTGTTGGTGGAACGGTAGCAGCCTAATTGCTGAATCCGAATCGATTGGAATTGTCGAAGCTGCAACCGAGTCGCCCAAGAAAGCTTGTCATCAAAAATAATAGGGTGTTACCCTATGAAATATTAGCTTTTACATGCTTAAACGATCATGCTGACTTTAATCAATTTATTAATTCATTCTTAAATGCATGATGATAGATAATCTTTTTTGTGACTACACGACAAAATCGGCAAAATTATTCGACAAAATGTCTTATATATTACGTTTAGCGCACAGCAGGAGTTGATGCTTTGCTGAAAGAAATCGAAAAATCTAGGCTTCGAGTGTCTGGGACAACTGATGCGAAACACAAATCGCAGCTCGGTCAGTTCCTGACACCTGAAACTACAGCCCGGTTCATGGCTGGCATGTTTACAAGCGCTAGCCATACCGAATGCCGCCTATTGGACGCCGGGGCAGGAATTGGTTCACTATCCTGCGCATTCTTTGAGCGGATCGCGCCGGGCGATCTGGCCTTCAAGAATATCTCGTTGATCGCGTATGAGATTGATCCAGCGCTTCATTCTGAACTGAATAGAACGCTTTCAAGGTACGCCAAGAGCATCAACCTAAGCTATGAAATAAAGAGCGAAGACTTTATTGAAAGTTCAGTGAATCGAATTCAGTTTGAATCAGAAGCCGGGTTCACTCACGCCATCCTCAACCCACCGTACAAAAAAATATCTAGCTCATCACGCTATCGTTTCATGTTGAAAAACGTTGGCATTGAAACAGTGAATCTATATTCGGCATTTGTCGCCTTGGCTGTCCTACTCATGGCAAAAGGTGGCCAGATCGTAGCTATCATACCGAGAAGCTTCTGCAACGGCCCATATTACAAACCATTTCGTGAGATTCTGCTTTCTAATAGTGCGATCAGAAAAATACATTTATTTGAGTCTCGCGGCACTGCCTTCAAAGATGATGGCGTTCTTCAGGAAAACGTTATCTTTCACCTAGAGGTTTGCGGCGTTCAGGGAAGTGTAGAGGTAACAACATCAACCGATGACAAATTCAATGATCTGGTATCTCGAAACTACCCGTTTGAAAGAATCGTCCCCCCGAATGACCAAGAGAAATTTATTCATATTCCATCGCCTGAGCAGCGTGATGAAATAAATAGCATCGCGCACTGTTCACTGGCTGAGGTGGGAATTGCGGTGTCTACTGGCCCAGTGGTTGATTTTAGGTTGAAAGAATATTTGCGTGCCATGCCTGGTGAGGGTACGGCGCCATTGCTTTATCCCGCACATTTCTCATCTACTCACGTTGAATGGCCAAAAGACGGGATAAAGAAGCCCAATGCAATGGTTCTCAATTCTAAAACAGAAAAATGGTTCTACCCGAGCGGAAATTACTGTGTTATTCGTAGATTCTCCTCTAAAGAGGAGAAGCGTCGAATTGTGGCTTGCGTGGTCAATCCATCAGAGTTTGGTAGTTCACAGGTCATTGGATTTGAGAATCACCTCAATGTGTTTCATGAGGGACGCCGCGGAATGTCTGAGCAGTTGGCAAAGGGCTTATCGCTATACCTGAACACCACCATGGTTGATGAGCACTTCCGGCAGTTCAGCGGACATACCCAAGTCAATGCTACTGACCTAAAGCTCATGAAGTATCCTAGCCGTGAAAAGCTGACTGCACTCGGAGAAGTGGCAAGTGATATTGGAAATTCACAAGAACAAATTGATTTAGCCGTATTGAAGGTGCTTAAACAATGACAGCCGCAGAGCAACGGATTTCAGAAGCGCTGCAAGTGCTTCGCCAGCTTGGCATGCCCACCGAGCAATTGAACGGCAGAACGGCAATCTGCCTTCTTGCTCTTCTCAACCTGTCACCAGAAAAGCGATGGAATCAGGCTGAGAGCCCGATGTTGGGAATTCGAGACATTTTGGACTTTGCACGTGAGAAGCTGGCCGTAAATTACGCTGAAAATACGCGCGAAAGCGTTCGCAAGTACAGCGTGAAGCAGCTTGTTTCTGCTGGAATATTGCTGCATAACCCAGACAAACCGGATCGACCGGTCAATAGCTCAGACAATTGCTATCAAATCGAAACATTAGCGCTTAATCTGCTTAAACATCATGGCACCCCACAGTGGACAGAGCTACTTTCGGCATATCTAGCAACACGAGAAACATTGGCGGCACAATACGCACGCGCACGTGATAGGCATCGAATCTCCCTGAGAGTGCGGGAGGGTCATGAAATCACTCTCAGTGCAGGGCCTCATTCAGATCTCATTAGGGCAATCATTGAAGAGTTTGGTGTCAACTACGTTCCAGGTGGTGAGTTGGTCTATGTCGGAGATACAGGCGCTAAGTGGAGGTACTTTGACCGTGAGTTGCTGACTGCATTGGGCGTACAAGTCGGACAACATGGAAAAATGCCGGATGTCGTCATCTATGATCGTGAGAGGCATTGGTTAGTTTTGGTTGAGGCCGTTGCAAGCAGCGGTCCCGTAGATGCCGGACGTCACGTTGAGTTGTCGGAATTGTTCGAGAGCTCAGATGCTGGGCTTGTCTATGTCACTGCCTTTCCAGACCGCAGAGAAGTATTCAGAAAATTCCTGTCCGTAGTCGCTTGGGAAACTGAAGTATGGTGCGCAAGCGATCCCACGCATCTCATTCACTTCAATGGTGAACGGTTTCTAGGCCCGTACGGTGCGCCATAACAATTCGCTGCAGGCGCGACGACCCTGTTGGGCCGCGGCCTAAGCTTGCACGTTAACCCCATGCGATAACCCCATTTCTTCTCTTGGCTCTTGTATTTAATTCGGGCTTTACCTTCTCAGCATCCAGCACATGTCCGGGAGTTTGAGATTATGCGTGTCTGGTGAAAAATTCGCTTCAGGTGTATCAAGAGGCCCCAACGGCGCAGGCAAAACCACATTCGCTCTGGAATATCTGTCCAAGGTGGCGGAGTGTACTCATTTTGTTAATGCCGATCTGATCGCGGCAGGCCTGTCTCCGCTGGCACCGGAACGGGAACTTATTGTGGCAAGCCGTATCTTTCTGAACGAGATCGAAGAAAACATCAAGCGCCAAGAAAATTTTGCATTCGAAACCACGCTTTCAGGTCGTAGTTATTTACGCCTGATCGATCGGCTGCAGAGCGATGGCTGGCAAGTGGAATTAATCTATCTTGCCTTGCCCAGTGTCAGAATATCGGAAATGCGTGTAGCGGAAAGGGTCGCACATGGTGGTCACAATATTCCGTTGTGCGATATTAAGCGGCGTTTCACTCGTAGTTTAGCTAATTTACTCAATGTATTCAGCCAAAAGGTTGATCGCTGCATTTGTTTTATGAATAATGGTCAAATGCCGATTCCCGTGTTTGAACAAACGAGCGATAACCGTGATATTCTTCACGAAGTTTATTATCAGCAGTTATTAATGGAAGTTACGAAATGAAGATAACCTCAAAAGCAAAGCTCTCAGAAAAAGGTCAGGTAATCCTGGATTCGTTGCAAAAAGCTGTAACGCTGGCGCTTGAAAGAAAACGTCGATTGGGCCATTATGCCGTGATCTGGCAGGATGGCAAACCGGTAATGATCGGCGAGGATGCGCCGAAAGCGTCAGAAAATTCTGCCAGTTCTGAAGCTGGCAGAGGCTTTTAAACTGAATCCTCTACTACATGCTCCCATTAAGAATGGGGTGATTAACTGATCAATCTTCGGTTAGCAGACACATAGTTTCCCTGTTGTAGTCATTTCATGCAAAAATATAAAAATAAATTAAGCTAAGGAGATACCATGTCACTGCGTATAAATGATCAAGCACCTAATTTTCAGGCAGAAACCACTCATGGAAAAATCGATTTCCATCAGTGGATCGGCGATAAATGGGCGGTATTATTTTCTCACCCCAAGGATTTCACCCCGGTTTGCACAACGGAACTGGGATATATGGCCAGTATTCAAGCCGAGTTTGACAAGCGCGATACCAAACTTATCGGGCTGAGTATTGATCCGCTTCATGATCATGAGAAATGGCTAAAAGACGTTGAAGATGTCGGCGGTTCATCGGTTCGTTACCCGGTGATTGCAGACACGGATCTGCATGTAGCCAAACTTTATAATATGTTTCCTGCCGACGAAACAGGTTCAGCGGAAGGACGAACGGCCCTCACGAATGCAACCGTCCGCTCAGTATTTATCATCGGCCCTGATAAAAACATCAAGCTCATGATGACTTATCCCATGACTACGGGTCGTAACTTCAACGAAATCTTGCGCGTTATTGATTCAATGCAGCTAACCGCAAAACACAAAGTCGCGACACCCGTGAACTGGCAACAAGGCGACGATGTCATCATTGTCCCTTCAATCAGCAATGAGGAAGCACAGAAGATTTATCCGCAAGGCTGGGAAACAGTAAAGCCCTACCTGCGCAAGGTAAAGCAGCCATGATGATCTATCTGCCTTGGGATATTTATGGTTTTTATGTGGCAGCCTGATGAATCTGACACACTAATCTTTTTTCTTTAGAAAATAATGCTAATTATTTTCATATTGTTAGCGACAAAATTTATTTCTTCGATATTTCCCAGAAATCCAATCGAAGAAATAAGCAGCACTCCTTTTATGA encodes:
- a CDS encoding zeta toxin family protein, whose protein sequence is MSGEKFASGVSRGPNGAGKTTFALEYLSKVAECTHFVNADLIAAGLSPLAPERELIVASRIFLNEIEENIKRQENFAFETTLSGRSYLRLIDRLQSDGWQVELIYLALPSVRISEMRVAERVAHGGHNIPLCDIKRRFTRSLANLLNVFSQKVDRCICFMNNGQMPIPVFEQTSDNRDILHEVYYQQLLMEVTK
- a CDS encoding Eco57I restriction-modification methylase domain-containing protein, translating into MLKEIEKSRLRVSGTTDAKHKSQLGQFLTPETTARFMAGMFTSASHTECRLLDAGAGIGSLSCAFFERIAPGDLAFKNISLIAYEIDPALHSELNRTLSRYAKSINLSYEIKSEDFIESSVNRIQFESEAGFTHAILNPPYKKISSSSRYRFMLKNVGIETVNLYSAFVALAVLLMAKGGQIVAIIPRSFCNGPYYKPFREILLSNSAIRKIHLFESRGTAFKDDGVLQENVIFHLEVCGVQGSVEVTTSTDDKFNDLVSRNYPFERIVPPNDQEKFIHIPSPEQRDEINSIAHCSLAEVGIAVSTGPVVDFRLKEYLRAMPGEGTAPLLYPAHFSSTHVEWPKDGIKKPNAMVLNSKTEKWFYPSGNYCVIRRFSSKEEKRRIVACVVNPSEFGSSQVIGFENHLNVFHEGRRGMSEQLAKGLSLYLNTTMVDEHFRQFSGHTQVNATDLKLMKYPSREKLTALGEVASDIGNSQEQIDLAVLKVLKQ
- a CDS encoding peroxiredoxin, producing the protein MSLRINDQAPNFQAETTHGKIDFHQWIGDKWAVLFSHPKDFTPVCTTELGYMASIQAEFDKRDTKLIGLSIDPLHDHEKWLKDVEDVGGSSVRYPVIADTDLHVAKLYNMFPADETGSAEGRTALTNATVRSVFIIGPDKNIKLMMTYPMTTGRNFNEILRVIDSMQLTAKHKVATPVNWQQGDDVIIVPSISNEEAQKIYPQGWETVKPYLRKVKQP
- a CDS encoding TolB family protein, producing the protein MRNFIQITFYSLLLFLFFLTTAHAGVFDFITNEHQLSVKEKRAGEAYYRADSKWMIYQAEVADDNPFYQIFLKNINSGAVQQVSPGTGKTTCAWVHPVQEKVLFSSTHEDAEAKAKMVAEIERRKSGEQRSYSWDYDEFYDIYETDFSGKNMRNLTNTLGYDAEASWSPDGKLIAFASNRRAYSGELSDEEAALFKANPASMIDIYIMNADGSNVKRLTHTQSYDGGPFFSPDGKRIVWRRFSESGREAEIFTMNIDGTDQKQITRLNVMSWAPFYHPSSKYIIFATNLHGHRNFELYIVDIDGQKEPVRVTDKEGFDGLPVFTPDGNHITWTSDRTPEKKGLLFHGQWNHARALESLLLK
- a CDS encoding M20/M25/M40 family metallo-hydrolase; the protein is MQKSINFGIACIFIVGYLFCSMIASASASTFHHQMKIQLSPDTSEIRVKDRIQIPDQVRNAKDPVQLEFFLHASLTITDVQGATIRTNGNPVALKSRSISIRHYTVTLPPDQQTFTLQFNGKIHHALQGPGQEYSRSFGSTPGVISPEGVFLANSSAWYPRFGDALVSFQLDIQLPADWDVVSQGTLLREQQTNAMQNVVWEEKQPQDDIYLVAGRYQRYTQSAGAVNALVYLRNPDQALAQKYLDATAQYIAMYNKLIGPYPYSKFALVENFWESGYGMPSFTLLGSKVIRFPFILHSSYPHEILHNYWGNGVFVDYAKGNWAEGLTAYLADHLINEQRGKGDEYRRDVLQKYADFVSKEKDFPIIRFVSRHSASSEAVGYGKTMMFFHMLRQELGDEAFTRVLRQFYKQFKFKQATFADLLATFNATTDQDFSQQFDQWVHRAGAPDLVLRHAETEPTAQGFKLILTIQQTQAGNPYRLKIPLSITLENDDMAVESHILVDQRTQTVVLEFAHRPVRIDLDPHFDVFRRLDSREIPSALSQGFGAQKPLLILPAREHPSILAAYRSLATNWQKTQSSPLEVITDDKLRTLPANRTIWIMGWQNKFTDSVTQTLADRGVTYQNKQLQLNQKNYPLTDHAVVLTTRQPSNADKTLLWVAADNPKAIAELANKLPHYRKYSYLVFKGDELVNIDKGQWPITQSPLSLPVQQKDGYVLHNAHTTHAGITKPRRALAELPPAFSENRMMADIHHLAHESYKGRELGTPELDEAATYIAKQFQQIGLLPGSDSGSFFQTWQQDVGLPKGNITLRNVVGILPGTNPQLAGQSLVIGAHYDHLGTGWPDVRAAHQGKIHHGADDNASGIAVMLELARQVVGKWQPERTIIFVAFTGEEANLLGSKHYVRNNESFPAEKIIAMLNLDTVGRLENNPVTIFGTGTARELVHVFRGAGFFTGVPVNAVQDDFGSSDQAAFIQAGIPAVQFFASAHEDYHAPGDTADKIDSAGLVKVAAILKEATEYLANRIEPLTVTLSSTPAPTKESKEKRTASLGTVPDFSYPGEGVRIDNTLPSSPAQQAGLQTGDILIQLAGQPISDLASYTAILRTLKAGEKVELQFRRDDAVMVAEVVLVER
- a CDS encoding BsuBI/PstI family type II restriction endonuclease, producing the protein MTAAEQRISEALQVLRQLGMPTEQLNGRTAICLLALLNLSPEKRWNQAESPMLGIRDILDFAREKLAVNYAENTRESVRKYSVKQLVSAGILLHNPDKPDRPVNSSDNCYQIETLALNLLKHHGTPQWTELLSAYLATRETLAAQYARARDRHRISLRVREGHEITLSAGPHSDLIRAIIEEFGVNYVPGGELVYVGDTGAKWRYFDRELLTALGVQVGQHGKMPDVVIYDRERHWLVLVEAVASSGPVDAGRHVELSELFESSDAGLVYVTAFPDRREVFRKFLSVVAWETEVWCASDPTHLIHFNGERFLGPYGAP